A single Stutzerimonas stutzeri DNA region contains:
- a CDS encoding cysteine-rich CWC family protein yields MTDAVDATRCPLCGQPNQCGQCDPQATQHPCWCFTTEITAETRERIPAAARGKACVCARCARGERPVVS; encoded by the coding sequence ATGACCGACGCAGTCGACGCCACCCGTTGCCCGCTATGCGGACAACCCAATCAGTGCGGCCAGTGCGATCCGCAGGCCACGCAGCACCCGTGCTGGTGCTTCACCACCGAGATTACCGCCGAAACCCGGGAACGGATTCCTGCCGCAGCCAGAGGCAAAGCCTGCGTGTGCGCTCGCTGCGCCCGCGGCGAGCGCCCCGTCGTATCCTGA
- a CDS encoding pseudouridine synthase, translated as MRLDRFLANLPRFSHQQARHLLATGRIEVNGQTVRDGTCDIRPFDRVELDDLVLQKGKPARFFMLHKPAGCVSATTDPQHLTVLDLLDEPDKAELHIAGRLDYNTTGLLIITNDGLWSRRLTQPDNRQGKTYLVETEAPIDPACVDRFAAGIHFRFENLTTLPAELELLDTHRARLTLHEGRYHQVKRMFGHFDNKVIRLHRERMGPLSLDSTLAPGDYRVLTPSEIAPI; from the coding sequence ATGCGCCTCGATCGTTTCCTCGCCAACCTCCCACGATTCAGCCATCAACAGGCGCGCCATCTGCTGGCAACAGGACGGATCGAGGTCAATGGCCAAACGGTACGCGACGGCACCTGCGATATTCGCCCGTTCGACCGCGTCGAACTGGACGACCTCGTATTGCAAAAGGGCAAACCCGCGCGCTTCTTCATGCTGCATAAACCGGCCGGGTGCGTCAGCGCCACGACCGACCCGCAACATCTGACCGTCCTCGACCTGCTCGACGAACCGGACAAGGCCGAACTGCATATCGCCGGACGGCTCGACTACAACACCACGGGCCTGTTGATCATCACCAATGACGGGCTCTGGTCACGCCGCCTCACCCAACCGGACAACCGCCAGGGCAAGACCTACCTGGTCGAGACCGAAGCCCCCATCGACCCGGCCTGCGTCGATCGTTTCGCAGCGGGCATCCATTTTCGCTTCGAAAACCTCACCACCTTACCCGCCGAGCTGGAGCTGCTCGACACGCACCGGGCTCGCCTGACCCTGCACGAAGGCCGCTACCATCAGGTCAAGCGGATGTTCGGCCACTTCGATAACAAGGTCATCCGCCTGCACCGCGAACGCATGGGCCCCTTGTCGCTGGACAGCACCCTCGCGCCCGGCGATTACCGCGTGCTGACGCCAAGCGAAATCGCCCCGATCTGA